A genome region from Fibrobacter sp. UWB11 includes the following:
- a CDS encoding DEAD/DEAH box helicase produces the protein MAENISSNTEDLYPDNNSNMNLEADAFLNAIAGGADEDQADEAAFLATNPNGVIVDDNGEVLKAGAESKICEGEKVEFIDDDEATSDVAKEKPIQAEDDTIAEEATDAPTSSATLNEDSADEEDVGDESLVTFDDLGLSPEVLEAVKLAGYETPSPIQAKAIPALLQGANLLGTAQTGTGKTAAFSLPLLSRINFNGRETSMLVLTPTRELAIQVSDAIQQYAVKMPNISVVPVYGGQDISIQLRALKRKANIIVATPGRLIDHIKRGSISLGAVKAIVLDEADEMLDMGFMEDVETILKEIPADAQRALFSATMPDSVKKIIDQHLGEYEEARIEGKTTTVENICQRYLLVKNEHKIEALARVLEGEEFDGVLIFVRTKQNTTEVAEKLESRGFNVAPLNGDLAQSMRERTINRLRMGKLDIVVATDVAARGIDVDRISLVVNYDIPYDTESYVHRIGRTGRAGRSGNAILFITPREKRMLKTIEKATRQPIDVMEMPTSEQISKKRVEAFKAKVKSVVSYGELDQFKELVRTLVAEGCNMKDGVALEDGSVNEMTAEDIAAAVIKMYQKKQPLFPNLPPLEAPKERREKVRTGRDFLGNGEDFGLNSEEQKRMRKERKEGLNGVEEGFLRYYLGVGRIDHVTPRDIVGAIAGEANINSSNIGRIKLFDKFSTVELPNTLPQDVLDILSEMTIRGNDARFRVMTDEPPEGPAPGTRPHASREERRSFHRDRKGGFRDDERRGGFRKNREGGDRFGDKPFENRKVRREREFADRKPGKFDDKPFRKDRDERSFGDKPFRKTRRFGRH, from the coding sequence ATGGCAGAAAATATTTCTAGCAATACGGAAGATCTGTACCCAGACAACAATTCCAACATGAATCTCGAAGCCGATGCGTTCTTGAACGCTATCGCAGGCGGAGCAGACGAAGACCAGGCCGACGAAGCGGCTTTCCTCGCTACCAATCCCAACGGCGTTATCGTCGATGATAATGGCGAAGTTCTCAAAGCTGGCGCAGAATCCAAGATTTGCGAAGGCGAAAAGGTCGAATTTATCGACGATGATGAAGCGACAAGTGATGTCGCAAAAGAGAAGCCCATTCAAGCCGAAGATGACACAATCGCAGAAGAAGCAACCGACGCACCGACTAGCTCGGCAACCTTAAATGAAGACTCCGCAGACGAAGAAGATGTCGGTGACGAATCCTTGGTGACGTTCGACGATCTCGGTCTCTCTCCGGAAGTTCTTGAAGCGGTCAAGCTCGCCGGTTACGAAACGCCCTCGCCCATCCAGGCTAAGGCCATCCCGGCGCTTTTGCAGGGTGCAAACCTTCTCGGAACAGCACAGACAGGTACCGGCAAGACAGCAGCATTCTCGCTCCCGCTCCTTTCGCGCATCAACTTCAACGGACGCGAAACGTCCATGCTCGTGCTCACGCCGACACGTGAACTCGCCATCCAAGTTTCGGACGCCATCCAGCAATACGCCGTCAAGATGCCGAACATAAGCGTTGTCCCGGTTTATGGCGGTCAGGATATTTCCATCCAGTTGAGAGCCCTCAAGCGCAAGGCAAACATCATCGTTGCCACGCCGGGACGTTTGATAGACCACATCAAGCGCGGTTCCATCTCGCTCGGAGCGGTCAAGGCAATAGTCCTCGACGAAGCCGACGAAATGCTCGACATGGGCTTCATGGAAGACGTTGAAACCATCCTCAAGGAAATTCCCGCCGATGCTCAGCGCGCACTTTTCAGCGCTACCATGCCGGACAGCGTGAAAAAAATTATCGACCAGCACTTGGGCGAATACGAAGAAGCCCGCATCGAAGGCAAGACAACCACAGTCGAAAACATCTGCCAGCGCTACTTGCTCGTAAAAAACGAACACAAGATCGAAGCGCTCGCCCGCGTCCTCGAAGGCGAAGAATTTGACGGCGTCTTGATTTTCGTGCGCACCAAGCAGAACACCACAGAAGTCGCCGAGAAGCTCGAAAGCCGCGGATTCAACGTAGCCCCGCTCAACGGAGACCTCGCCCAGTCCATGCGCGAACGTACAATCAACCGTTTGAGAATGGGCAAGCTCGATATCGTCGTCGCGACAGACGTCGCCGCCCGCGGTATCGACGTGGATCGCATTTCACTTGTTGTAAATTACGACATTCCGTACGACACGGAATCCTACGTGCACCGCATCGGCCGTACAGGCCGTGCAGGCCGCAGCGGTAACGCCATCTTGTTCATCACACCGCGCGAAAAGCGCATGCTCAAGACCATCGAGAAGGCTACACGCCAACCGATTGACGTGATGGAAATGCCGACTTCCGAACAAATTAGCAAGAAGCGCGTCGAAGCATTCAAGGCTAAAGTCAAGAGTGTCGTAAGCTACGGTGAACTCGACCAGTTCAAGGAACTTGTCCGCACGCTCGTCGCCGAAGGCTGCAACATGAAGGATGGCGTCGCCCTTGAAGATGGCTCCGTCAACGAAATGACTGCCGAAGACATCGCTGCCGCCGTCATCAAGATGTACCAGAAAAAGCAGCCGCTCTTCCCGAACCTCCCGCCGCTCGAAGCTCCGAAGGAACGCCGCGAAAAGGTCCGCACAGGCAGAGACTTCCTCGGCAATGGCGAAGATTTCGGCCTCAATAGCGAAGAACAGAAGCGCATGCGTAAGGAACGCAAGGAAGGCCTGAACGGCGTCGAAGAAGGCTTCTTGCGCTATTACCTGGGCGTTGGCCGCATCGACCATGTGACCCCGCGCGACATCGTGGGAGCAATCGCTGGCGAAGCGAACATCAACAGCAGCAACATCGGCCGCATCAAGCTCTTTGACAAGTTTAGTACCGTTGAACTCCCGAACACGCTTCCGCAAGACGTTCTCGACATTTTGTCTGAAATGACCATTCGCGGCAACGACGCCCGCTTCCGCGTGATGACCGACGAACCGCCCGAGGGTCCCGCACCAGGTACAAGACCGCATGCCAGCCGCGAAGAACGCCGCAGCTTCCATCGCGACCGCAAGGGAGGCTTCCGCGACGATGAACGCCGTGGTGGATTCCGCAAGAATCGCGAAGGTGGCGACCGCTTTGGTGACAAGCCGTTCGAAAACCGCAAAGTACGCCGTGAACGCGAATTCGCAGACCGCAAGCCGGGCAAGTTCGATGACAAACCCTTCCGCAAGGACCGCGATGAACGTAGCTTTGGCGACAAGCCATTCCGCAAAACTCGCCGCTTCGGCAGACATTAA
- a CDS encoding ABC transporter ATP-binding protein produces the protein MKKRLKKNLWWCILRFLPVALLASAADAALLWGIRSFMGILQGETVFSLAQWLALMVVLSVLRFVFFLLKMNVSEKWLFGTGAYVMAWFLRTLRSLSPRVFHTPEGDAKVEAAYESTLVLQSNGGVFFQAVQAVLQLLVFLPVLLYISWPLTLFLFVVVVPLVSWMQRCLHKMGPAEEGVLTERSNFRGSLYLARKIFHRWSSRFERKEVSNNLVNQLRDLRDDGLEVSFRKGTLSLVMESVSVLAMIFVLAFCALLISEGWMDGTGLVLFCSAVLLCYKPVKECARVMPQARSAMSALHVLESFEALPSKKSDSSSVNFCCSPDTENLEIVHGDFSYEGAFETLFSNFSLCWNTKKPVLVRGRNGVGKSTLLRLLAGLEDWDHGKITCSLPFKNNVFFVAQDLELPPLHLLKKLLAQTNSVAVVEFARAARVDKIIDKEGMSGGERARVALAWALASDCAMVLLDEPFASVALVDREPLLTAFLDTAELLHKWVVLVSHDVLTRELEQRFEIVEMDHA, from the coding sequence TTGAAAAAAAGGCTGAAAAAGAATCTTTGGTGGTGCATTTTGCGCTTTTTGCCTGTGGCGCTCTTGGCGAGTGCTGCTGACGCTGCGTTGCTTTGGGGGATTCGCTCGTTTATGGGGATTCTTCAAGGTGAAACCGTATTTTCGCTTGCGCAATGGTTGGCGCTGATGGTCGTTCTTTCAGTGCTCCGTTTTGTGTTTTTCCTCTTGAAAATGAATGTTTCTGAAAAATGGCTTTTCGGAACAGGCGCTTATGTAATGGCTTGGTTCTTGCGGACTCTTCGGTCGCTTTCGCCGCGAGTGTTCCATACGCCGGAGGGGGATGCTAAGGTTGAGGCTGCTTATGAATCGACTCTAGTGTTGCAGTCCAATGGAGGTGTGTTTTTCCAAGCTGTTCAGGCCGTACTCCAATTGCTTGTGTTTTTGCCGGTTTTGCTCTATATCTCCTGGCCGCTTACGTTGTTCCTCTTTGTTGTCGTTGTACCTCTTGTGAGCTGGATGCAACGATGCTTGCATAAGATGGGACCTGCAGAAGAAGGTGTTTTGACGGAACGCTCGAATTTTCGTGGCTCGCTTTATCTTGCTCGTAAAATTTTCCATCGTTGGAGTTCTCGGTTCGAACGTAAGGAAGTTTCAAATAATCTGGTAAATCAGTTGCGTGATCTTCGGGATGATGGCCTAGAAGTATCGTTCCGTAAGGGAACTTTATCGCTGGTGATGGAATCGGTATCGGTTCTCGCGATGATTTTTGTGCTTGCCTTCTGTGCGCTTTTGATTTCGGAAGGCTGGATGGATGGGACGGGGCTTGTTTTGTTCTGCTCGGCCGTCCTCCTTTGTTATAAACCTGTGAAAGAATGTGCACGTGTGATGCCGCAGGCTCGTTCGGCGATGAGTGCGCTTCATGTTTTGGAAAGTTTCGAAGCGTTGCCTTCGAAAAAATCGGATTCTAGTTCGGTGAATTTCTGCTGCTCGCCAGATACCGAAAATTTGGAAATTGTCCATGGCGATTTTTCGTACGAAGGTGCTTTTGAAACACTGTTCAGCAATTTCTCTCTCTGCTGGAATACGAAAAAGCCTGTACTTGTACGTGGTCGCAATGGTGTGGGTAAATCGACGTTGTTGCGCTTGCTTGCTGGCCTAGAAGACTGGGATCATGGTAAAATTACTTGTTCTTTGCCTTTCAAAAATAATGTATTCTTTGTTGCGCAGGACTTGGAATTGCCTCCGCTTCACTTGTTGAAAAAACTTCTTGCACAAACAAATTCTGTTGCGGTTGTCGAATTTGCCCGTGCTGCCCGTGTTGATAAGATTATAGATAAAGAAGGAATGTCGGGCGGTGAACGTGCTCGTGTTGCTTTGGCCTGGGCACTTGCTTCTGATTGTGCTATGGTCTTGCTTGATGAACCTTTTGCGTCAGTTGCACTTGTAGACCGCGAACCTCTTTTGACGGCATTCCTCGATACGGCGGAACTTTTGCATAAATGGGTTGTCCTTGTAAGTCACGATGTTTTGACTCGTGAATTAGAACAACGTTTTGAAATCGTGGAGATGGATCATGCCTAG
- a CDS encoding isoprenylcysteine carboxylmethyltransferase family protein, giving the protein MPSAKHAVSTFMYRFRGYILGVIAIALVCAPPSFFSEQFCINDCIVGVFVASLLYVASALLRVRSRQFIGEHTRGYVHDADALVTCGPYAWVRHPLYISNTGFALGVAFFHLGASLWTVPFMVVVIAFEVFLSRIEDRFLEQKFGDVWRAWALKTPAMLPRLSVSRAFSCDSVHVPPQRTFWQAFFADSSTWLWLLFCNLLLVLRKLAAFYV; this is encoded by the coding sequence ATGCCTAGTGCAAAGCATGCTGTTTCAACGTTTATGTATCGTTTTCGCGGATATATTTTGGGGGTGATTGCTATTGCTTTGGTATGTGCCCCTCCGAGTTTTTTTTCGGAACAATTCTGTATAAATGATTGTATCGTGGGCGTTTTTGTTGCGTCCCTGCTATATGTGGCAAGTGCTCTATTGCGTGTTCGGAGTCGGCAGTTTATTGGCGAACATACTCGCGGTTACGTTCATGATGCAGATGCTCTGGTGACTTGCGGCCCTTATGCTTGGGTCAGGCATCCGCTTTATATATCCAATACCGGCTTTGCTCTTGGTGTTGCGTTTTTTCATTTGGGCGCATCGCTTTGGACTGTTCCGTTCATGGTTGTCGTTATTGCGTTTGAAGTTTTTCTTTCTCGAATTGAAGACCGTTTTTTGGAACAGAAATTTGGCGATGTGTGGCGTGCTTGGGCATTGAAAACCCCTGCGATGTTGCCTCGCTTGAGTGTTTCGCGTGCTTTTTCTTGTGATTCAGTGCACGTTCCTCCGCAAAGAACCTTTTGGCAGGCTTTTTTTGCGGATTCCTCTACTTGGTTGTGGCTTTTGTTTTGTAATTTGTTACTTGTATTGAGAAAATTGGCGGCTTTCTATGTTTAA
- a CDS encoding glycosyltransferase N-terminal domain-containing protein — MFKVMDIAREALGSVAKVAAKVPVIENKYHVKDRLRGPWPKGPFLWMHGASLGECKMLLNVAKYLKEDLPNCPRLLVTTQKVEVLSYIKESGADVAACIAPADTPTTMKYFISSVKPLGLILAENELWPGYLSSMLQISMRPSVAVISGRFHRAIPGMDYSAIGFASMQTGSDLSRFFSVSARANNSRMMIGGDWKLLPWVRSGENVSAPENPTVDTSFISMHIQEWASVYRMIESSIKRQEAVVLVPRRLSEVADFRKSLLNQEIIVVDWPKVQKGAVSIVSQFGVTKDVFAVSKSAVVGGSFARGLGVHDFWEPLQRGVATCVGPYAEGQKETVATLVREGIIAQLQSTDGFSQRNKPDVRLVQTFLAHESAKISDSYQQLIEFLKNLLK; from the coding sequence ATGTTTAAGGTAATGGACATTGCGCGTGAAGCTTTAGGGTCTGTAGCTAAAGTTGCAGCCAAGGTTCCTGTTATAGAAAACAAGTACCATGTGAAAGACCGCTTGCGTGGCCCGTGGCCTAAAGGTCCGTTCCTTTGGATGCATGGTGCAAGCCTAGGCGAATGTAAGATGCTTCTGAATGTGGCGAAGTATCTCAAGGAAGATTTGCCGAATTGTCCGCGTCTTTTGGTGACGACGCAAAAAGTCGAAGTGCTTTCGTATATCAAGGAATCGGGTGCTGATGTTGCGGCGTGTATAGCGCCTGCAGATACGCCTACGACGATGAAATACTTTATTTCGTCTGTGAAACCGCTTGGACTTATCCTTGCCGAAAATGAACTTTGGCCCGGTTATCTCTCTTCGATGTTGCAAATTTCGATGCGCCCTTCCGTGGCCGTTATTTCGGGTCGTTTCCATAGGGCGATTCCTGGAATGGACTATTCGGCGATTGGCTTTGCGAGTATGCAAACCGGATCTGACCTTTCGCGCTTTTTTAGCGTCTCTGCGCGTGCGAACAATTCGCGCATGATGATTGGCGGTGACTGGAAACTTTTGCCGTGGGTGCGCTCTGGCGAAAACGTTTCGGCTCCTGAAAATCCGACTGTCGATACATCGTTTATCTCGATGCATATTCAGGAATGGGCAAGCGTTTACCGCATGATTGAATCGTCAATTAAGCGTCAGGAAGCGGTGGTGCTTGTACCGCGTCGTCTTTCTGAAGTGGCCGATTTTCGCAAGTCGTTGTTGAATCAGGAAATTATCGTTGTTGACTGGCCTAAAGTGCAAAAGGGAGCCGTATCCATCGTTTCGCAGTTTGGCGTGACGAAAGATGTTTTTGCGGTTTCTAAGTCAGCTGTTGTGGGCGGCTCATTTGCGCGTGGCCTTGGAGTCCATGATTTTTGGGAACCTCTCCAACGGGGCGTTGCCACTTGCGTGGGGCCGTATGCAGAAGGGCAAAAGGAAACGGTCGCGACACTTGTTCGTGAAGGCATTATAGCTCAGTTGCAATCGACGGATGGATTCTCTCAACGGAATAAGCCCGATGTTCGCTTGGTACAGACTTTTCTTGCTCACGAAAGTGCGAAAATTAGCGACTCGTACCAGCAATTGATTGAATTTTTGAAAAATTTGTTAAAGTAA
- the ispH gene encoding 4-hydroxy-3-methylbut-2-enyl diphosphate reductase, translated as MKKLVLATPRGFCAGVDRAIHVVEKAVEKFGTPIYVRHEIVHNKFVVETLKSKGVVFVDELDQVPEGSVVIFSAHGVAESIYEEAEARHLKVLDASCPLVLKVHFSAKRHFNAGRHIILIGHAGHAEVIGTLGQLPEGAITLIRNEADAETVQVPEGKELAYITQTTLSVAETRKIIDALKKRFPNIIGPEAGDLCYATGNRQAAVLALCSEVDMLLVVGAKNSSNSSRLMELGLEQGLPSHLIADVNDLDSSWFDGIETVGLSSGASAPEVLVQGVVDWLKEKFGPIEVRNLVKLVENTKFNLPKALQD; from the coding sequence ATGAAAAAACTCGTTTTGGCTACCCCTCGTGGATTCTGCGCTGGAGTGGACCGCGCTATCCATGTCGTTGAAAAAGCAGTCGAAAAGTTTGGTACGCCGATATATGTGCGTCACGAAATCGTGCATAATAAGTTTGTTGTAGAAACGCTCAAAAGCAAGGGTGTTGTTTTTGTCGATGAACTTGATCAGGTGCCGGAAGGTTCCGTGGTGATTTTCTCGGCTCATGGTGTTGCCGAAAGCATTTATGAAGAAGCCGAGGCACGTCATTTGAAGGTACTCGATGCTAGCTGCCCTCTGGTGCTCAAGGTTCACTTTAGTGCCAAACGTCATTTCAATGCCGGCCGCCATATTATTTTGATTGGACACGCTGGACATGCCGAAGTGATTGGAACTCTTGGACAGCTCCCGGAAGGTGCTATTACGCTTATTCGTAACGAAGCTGATGCTGAAACGGTGCAGGTGCCAGAAGGCAAGGAACTCGCCTACATTACGCAAACGACGCTCTCTGTGGCTGAAACGCGCAAGATTATTGATGCGCTCAAGAAACGCTTCCCGAATATTATTGGTCCTGAAGCGGGTGATCTCTGCTATGCAACGGGTAACCGTCAGGCTGCGGTCCTGGCACTCTGCTCTGAGGTCGATATGCTTTTGGTCGTCGGGGCAAAGAACTCGTCTAATTCGTCGCGCTTGATGGAACTGGGGCTTGAACAGGGCCTCCCGAGCCATCTGATTGCTGATGTAAACGACCTGGATTCGTCATGGTTCGATGGAATTGAAACGGTCGGACTTTCGAGCGGGGCTAGCGCACCGGAAGTGCTGGTTCAGGGTGTTGTCGATTGGCTGAAAGAAAAATTTGGGCCCATTGAAGTCCGAAATCTTGTAAAATTAGTGGAAAATACCAAGTTTAATTTGCCAAAGGCACTGCAAGATTAA
- the rpmB gene encoding 50S ribosomal protein L28 — translation MSRICEVTGKAGLVGNMVSHSNRKKLIKQLPNLQKKRFYIPEEDRWVTLRVSAAGLRTISKLGIQAVAQELGI, via the coding sequence ATGAGCCGCATTTGTGAAGTCACCGGCAAAGCCGGTCTCGTGGGCAACATGGTTTCCCACTCTAATCGTAAGAAGTTGATCAAGCAGCTTCCGAACCTCCAGAAGAAGCGCTTCTACATTCCTGAAGAAGACCGCTGGGTGACCCTCCGCGTTAGCGCTGCTGGTCTCCGCACGATCAGCAAGCTTGGCATCCAGGCTGTTGCTCAGGAACTCGGAATCTAA
- a CDS encoding PolC-type DNA polymerase III has translation MIALPPKFVAFDLETTGLVNRKDEIIEIGAVKFTVEVKNGRVVPKLISEFDTLVKPNMLIPAEATNVNHITDKMVENAPPVGEALKQFTAFCGPGSILLAHNANFDASFLRTAYEQNPQFTPGNPVVDSLAISKTIMPELANHKLGFMANMFMKRGEISMTIDEEKMHRSVYDCEMLMEVFVALLRRRLKEKEWEMGSIMQAMAKYKGVPQFIRK, from the coding sequence GTGATCGCATTACCTCCAAAATTCGTCGCATTCGACTTAGAAACGACTGGTCTTGTTAACCGCAAAGACGAAATCATTGAAATTGGCGCCGTAAAGTTCACTGTAGAAGTGAAAAACGGTCGCGTAGTCCCGAAGCTCATCTCGGAATTTGACACGCTGGTAAAGCCCAACATGCTCATTCCCGCCGAAGCTACGAACGTGAACCACATTACCGACAAGATGGTCGAAAACGCACCTCCGGTCGGCGAAGCGCTCAAGCAGTTCACCGCATTCTGCGGCCCGGGCTCCATCTTGCTCGCTCACAACGCAAACTTCGATGCGAGCTTCTTGCGTACCGCCTACGAACAGAACCCGCAGTTCACACCAGGCAACCCCGTCGTCGATAGCCTCGCCATTTCCAAAACCATCATGCCGGAACTCGCAAACCACAAGCTCGGTTTCATGGCCAACATGTTCATGAAGCGCGGTGAAATCTCGATGACCATCGATGAAGAAAAGATGCACCGCTCCGTGTACGACTGCGAAATGCTCATGGAAGTGTTCGTAGCCCTCCTCCGCCGCCGCCTTAAAGAAAAGGAATGGGAAATGGGGAGCATCATGCAGGCCATGGCCAAGTACAAAGGCGTCCCGCAGTTTATCAGGAAGTAG